AATAGTTATGTTTAACTGACATTGTTAAATTCTTGCACAGTGTTAGTAAGACTGCCATGCATTAAGGTTGGTGAAACATATTTGGGTATATGAAAGAGGCAAACATATGCAGATAAGTGTAAAACATCTATTTTCCATTAATAATTAAAGAATTGTTCCAGTTCATGTAGGCAGTGTTAAATATGCCAGGCAGTGGCTTGTAATCAAGACTCTTCCCAAATTAAATCATGCATGATGTGCATGTACTTTGTTACGCAATATGGAGTGCTTTGGCACCTAAATAGAGTTTGAAATGCGTTGCGTAAGCGGCATTTGCTATTTCTGCATTTTGACTGCTCAAAAGTCGGCCTTAAtgattttaatgttgtgtgCACGCTGTAGAGGGGCTTGCTGATGAGCTGAAAATTGCACCATCCATCAGTTCGAGATCAGGTGCCATGAAAAAGGGTCTCAAATGCACTCTCGAGAGTTCATTGGTAAAATCTTAAGACATATGGTCCGTGCGTGTATGTCAGCATATTCACAACTGGAaccaaagaaatctgtcagcttttctttgcttcccCAATGATTTTCACATCATTAGCCTGTGAGACCGTCCTTGCTCTTTTATTCTAATgacattttctttagtttttggtttttgtctgtttgtttgtagcCACTTAAGCAAAGGAGAGTTAAACTAGTGACTGTCTAATTATTTTTCTCAGGAGTCTGATACTGATAAGAACTGATCTATGTACAGGCTTTAGGTGACATACAGTCAAAAGGTTTTCGGGGAAGTTATCTCCACTTTATCGATCTGAAATTTAAATCTGATCAAGCTATTTTAAATATAGTATTGATTTATTGTAAGTATAAATTCATCCGGGTGCATTGTCTTCATGTTCACTGTTTGTTGCAAATGGACATCATAATGGACCCTGTTCCATTATGATGTCCTtccattatatatttttaaaccctTATAGATGATACAGTTGATGTTGGCCATTTCGACACCAGTAAACATAACACCAATGTTCACTAATTCAATGCCGGTCCAGTTACAACATGGCTTAGAGTAGGTAGCCTCCCTGTCTGCCGTGAAAAGTCGTGTTTGCTCTCATCTTGGCTCGGTGTGCAACAGTTTAAACACACTTTTTTGGCAAAAATCACACATTCAACACTGACTCCATCACACTCCTTCATTCCTGTTAACAGACCAGAGTACAAAGTAAACATTCACAAGGGATGAAATTACAGTTACTGATTCATAGGGCTGATATGAGATTCATGCTCAGCAGggtatttctttgtctttttattactGAAACAACCATTTTCagcaataaaaattaaatggtaaaatgaTTTCTTTAGAATTAGCctctttttcagtcattgtcTCTATATATGAGTTTCCCTATGTTTCCTGTACTGATACGAAGCATTGTCTttgttcctctgcagatgaatcTCCTTTGGACTCTACACATGATCCCATGGGATTTGTTGGAGATATCCAAAGTCCTACATCATCACCATTAGCCTTACCTGACTCGCATTATACTGCCTTTGAGAGTCTAGACTCACCTGGTGCCCTCCCATCCAATCCTGAACCAAGCCATGAAGTTCGGACTGCTGATAACATTCATAGGGGGCATATTGCATATGAAAACTCCAAAGTCATCATGTTAAGAGATGCCTCTGCAGAAGAGCCACACACTCTGACGACTCCAACCTTAAGACCATCTGTACCACAGTTTCAACGACCAGCTGAACTCTCCTTAGGCTGGAAGCTGGCGAGGTCATCTCTCTCAGAAGCTCAAACAAAGTCCCAGCTACAGCCTTGGGAAAATATATCCATAACATCAGTAAAGCCTTCTCCAACACCCCAGCTAGGTCTTAATTCTGAGAAAAGGATGACCTTCCAACCTGAAGGGCCTCTCGGGCCACCTATTCAGACTTTCACAGACCTTTTAGCAGAGGACTCACATATGAAACCAATGCATGCAGACCAGCTGAGCTCCAGTAATCCCCCACTGGAAAGCAAACATGCATATGATATAAACATGCTACCCAACCCAGATGAGATTCAGTCTCCTGGCTACAAGGTGCCTTTCATCACCCCCCACCCTGCATCACCTTCATCTGAACCCACAGAGCTCTCTCCAGAGGACTTCTACCCCACCAACACCATGGAAGTAGACTGGGGGTCTGGGGACTACTTGGAGACGATGTCTTTTTTCAATGCAGATAGAGAAGACTATTCTCTGGTCACCAAGGTGCCCTCTGACTCATATGATCTAGAAGACTATACAGAAACTTATGACACGTCCTTCCCTTCCAGAGTGGGCATATCTCCCTCATCCCTGAATCCTCTGTACGTTTCCCCTTCCCCCAGCCTCGTGACAGCGTACAGCACCGTAGTTTCTCCTAGATCTATTTATCCTTCCTCATTTTCAGCAACAGTTCAGTTTTCCCTGGAACCTACTCCAACACCTAACAGTGACGTGCCTGACATTTCAGACGTAGATTGGTCAGATACGTACACAATTCAACCGACAGATGTCCTTTTGCCAGACATGAACAGCTTGGAATATTATAACAATCAGCTGACCAAGGAGAATAACGGTTCAGAAAGCGGAGCTGAACACAGGGGGAACATTACTGTGGTGTCCATCAGTACTACAGACAGCACACCTAACAACAGCTTCAGCAATGATACAAAAGTGATTGAAGAGGAGTCCTCCAGTGATCTCTCGGGGCTTGAGCCTCATGATGAAACGAGCTTTGTAGTAACCACAGAGGAGAGTCCTCAGGTGGCCAATGCCTCTCAGCCTTTTCTTGATCCTTCCATAGTCCCAACGCATTCCCTCCACTCCTTTTCTTCTTCGGATGGTCAGGTGTCCACCACAGATTGGTCTGCACATACAAACAACGTTGGCCTGGATAGCACTCCAATTACAGAAGCTGTGCAGCCAAGTACAACGCCTTTGCTGCCAGACGATTTAAATTTTGCCTCCTCTCTTACGTATGTTCATTGGTATGTTACAGAGTCTCCCCCAAAAAGTACTATGGATGCAACTGCTGTCTTAACTGCAACTATAGACTTCTCCCCTGTTCCCACTGAGCCTGCTGCCAATAGCACAGCCGGTACAACAGAATTAGCTCCTGAAGAGTCTGCTTTTACAAATGATCCAACTCTCAATGCAACTATAGTTTCAACTGAATCCACGCCTCAGAATGTGACTCTGCCCCCTCCATTTGTGATGGGTGATCAGGGGGTGACTGAAGATGGAGTTGACACCCCAGCCACACTGACCTATATCCCAACCAGTAGTGTAGTTAATAAAGTCTCTACTACACCCACAAGTACACCTGCCACAACTACTCCCCATCAAGCCACAAGCAGAATTACTGCCACCTCTGAAGCCTCAACTATTGTCAACATCATCTCTACCACTGTTGGTAAAATCACAGCTATAGCACCAACATCAAGATCGTACCTCTGCAACATTAACAAACCCGCTTATTTGATCAGGATCGGTAAGTTAGgcatttaatgtgttttgtcTTACTTAACTGTGCTTGAAAGAGTTATTCATAGACAGCAGAGTATGAGAGAGACATTGACCATTAGCTTGTGCTTTTTTCACAAGGTTTTCCAGCCGGGGCCACTGTAGGATATGCTAAATCTCAGGTCAGAGACATTTTGAAAGGGGAATTTAACAAATCAGTGGAACTGCAAGTAAGTTTATTAAACATATTtccatatattttaaataatgcaaGGTGTCAACCAtttttttgcaattaagaaaaatATGGGGGGAAAATGGGTTAGcgctgttgctgcacagcaagaaggtcctgagttcaattccaccataagcccggggtctttctgtgtggagtttgcatgttctccccgtgttagCGTGGGTTCTtcctgggtactccggcttcttcccacagtccaaagacatgcacttaggttaattaacctatccccactatcTAAATTGCCCAGGTGTGAATGCAggcatgaatgtgagtgcgaatccttgtctgtctctgtgtgttagccctgcgacagacctgtccaaggtgtaccccgcctcgtgctctgtgacagctgggataggctccagcgcccccggcgaccctgaaaaggataagtggaagcgaatggacggatcataataacaataataataatgtatactttattgatgcatttaacccattcactcagtgaagcagtgggcagccactatTCAGGTGCccagcagtgtgtagggatggtacATTGCTCAGGGGGTTCCTCGGGGTAGCCattcagtggattcaaacccccgaccttccgatcatggggcgaccacgcTACCTACTGAGCTAGATGTTGTTAGATTTTTGAGCAATTGAGTGAACGGAGTTGTAGTGGCTCACACAGAGTGTGGGTGTAAATTGGTGGTACGTTTATGTGTTAAAAGTATAGTCTATGTTTGTGTTGGGGTGTTTTTGTGATTGTCACAGCGCCACATACAAACTCAGCCAGACCACTTCTGTCACATTGAGTTCCAGACGATACACAGCCTATTTAGCATAAGTTACTTAATGTACAGTGTGTCTCTTTAATACAATTAATTTCTGCTTTCTTAATGTAGGTTGTTGATCCACCACCAAAGTTTGTGTTTCGAGCGGTGTCGGGTCCTGTCGTGTACACAGGCATGTCTGTCGTCAATGCACTGAGGAGGTCGGGGCGCCGCTTCTTGTCTGTTTCTCCAAACTGGTCGACGCCAGATAGAAATTATCAAGTCCACTCAGGTAAATGACCTTTTGTTGAGTCTTTTTCCGAGGGCACTTGAAGCATTTAGCAGAATTTGacctttattttttaagctCAGTCAGAAAGTATTCAATTCGTCTGTGCAGTGTTGCAGTTTGTTCCTGGCCACGTAGACGTGCGGTTCTGCAACTTCAGTGAGAGCATCGAGAGAGGTTTGACCAGGGCCTTCGCTGAAGTCCGCAGGCGATCAAAGGAGTCGACTAATTTCACAGTGCATGTGAGTGGCACAAAGTGAGGGAAGCCATGGGCAGTCAGGGAGGTGCATTCCAGCTGGGATGTTTTCATTAGGATGCTTTCATTGTGGCTTAGGATCTGAAAGAatctgaaaaaatgaaatatttaatttcttatCAACTTGaccaaatacaacaaaaaggctttaaaaatatCGAGTTTTtactcaaagaaaaaaagctgaaaatgttgtttgttCACTAAGCTGACCAATACAAATCAAGTCATTTCACTCACTGATCTGTGGGATTCTTTATGCACTGCGTGTATTTACAGATTTATCTTGTTATTATCTAAAAAGGCtgaaagtaaaatatttgtaattgGCAGTGTTTTATGAGCATTAtagaaaaatcaaaacagagaGCTCAAGAGGAAGTAATACTCAAAGAACAAAGCTCTGCTATTCTGTAAGATTAAAAAGTCAAttataagaaaagaaaacactggagtCTTCCTTGTGTTCTGAAATCCATCGCCTGTCTTTTCAAGGTTGGATCAACCTCATCAAACCACAGACAGCATCTCTACAGAGAATGCTGCACATGTTACTGAGAAGCACTGTAATAGCAGACACAATGTAACGTCCATGTAATGCAATTTTGCAGGAACAAAAGCCATCGCTCTGCATTTTGCTTCTTTTGGAAAGGAGCAACTAAGTGCTCTGTCTCTCCAAAGTATGGATGCTTATGGTCATTTTGGGTTATGATAGTTATTGCCAAATAAATGCAGCACAGAGCTTATAATTAGAGGCAAGGATTTAGACCCAAGTGTTCTTGTGGACGCTATACTCACTCCTTGGTCTACTCGTTGTTCATCTTACCATAACTCATGAGCATGACCCAAGTGTTTTTCACATGGCTAATTCTTTTTAAAGTGCTTCATGCTCTAGTTGTTGAGTATTAAAGaagattattttttgttactaaAGAGGTTATTTGATCACATAGTTATGTAGTTCTCTTTTCAGAGGGAATTTAATTGTAGGTCTTTAAGACACAGGTACTACTTTAACAGTAAgatagaaaatgttttgttagttttaatatgtgttttttctgtttcctgtaacACTACCACTATGTTTCAGATTGTAAACATCACCATGGCTGCTCCCATATACGAGGAACAAGGACTAGCGAGGAAACCGGTGGACATTACTTTCACTGTTCGCAGTTCAAGGAGTTATCTGATGGGGTCAGAGATCAGCAGTGCTCTAATGAAACTCACTATGGTGGAATTCAGCTATTACATGGGCTTTCCTGTGCTGCAGATCGCTGAGCGTGAGTACCGTACTGACTGTATTTGAACTATTTCCATTTTCATATTATCAGTTCTGTATCTGGGTTAGCTGGAAATTCTGATTGTGATCGCCAACAATGAATACGAGTAAAGGTCACAGCACTTATTGAttaattttataattttttccACTAGCTTTCAATTATCCAGAGCTGAACACCAGCCAACTGCTTCGCTCTTCCTGGGTTAGAACAGGTATAATGATTTTGAATGATTTTTGTCAGTCTTACAGTTCATGTAAAGCAGTTACTACAGAGCATATTACTtctgctgtgtgtgtatatgtagtACTCCTGGGTGTGCTGGACCAGAAAGTGGGTGAGAGGACCTTTCAAGCTAACATGGAGCGCCGGTTGGCCCTGTTACTCGGTGAAGCAATAGGATCAGTCAGACGGGTTAAAAGGGCCACCACCATAGGCAACAGTAGTGTTCAGGTAATATGCTTATAGATTCAATAATCATTTTACTCAGCTTATATTTACAGCTCCGTAGCCCCAGGCTCACTGGGCCCCGTTCCACATGCCACGAATGTAAGCCAtatctttatttcaattttttacCAGAgaataaatatttcatatatgtaatcacataaaaaatgcaaagaaatttcttatttctttgtgtTCCGTGTCTCTCACTTTCATTCTCTATGCAACTAAGCTTTAAGCTCTTTCAGGGtcacaaatacttttttgctttttacatttcttGTTCCCTATATAACAAAACTTCTAAAAACTCTGCAGAACCATCCTTCCTTGTACCATTTGTATCATTATACCCTGATACAAGCTCTCTCTTGCCACCTTTTCTGAGTACAGAGGGGTCATTATGTGAGTGTGACACTGTTTGTAACCAGTGAAAGCCTTAGTGCTTTACTAATCAAGCTCTAGCTTTTGTGGGTCCTCTCTGCACCTGCTCATCTCCTCTCTAAGGGGACAGGATACGGCTCGATCTCCATGGCAACACCATCCCATTCATCTCAGGGGcaagccattcaaagaccacaACCTCATGTTGCCTATTTTTTTGTCCTCTTCCTCATTATCCCAGTCCTCCTTATACTCGATGGCTCCTAAGAGCATGTCAGTTAATAAttgtgtctttttctctgtctgtatCCTGCTGTTGGGGGGCTAAAGAGTCAAAAAGTGAATGTTTGTCACAGAGTCAGTGGTAGGTAAAGATTCGGAAATCAgaagagaagcagaaaattcaaacaaaagTAACTGGTCAAGCTAAGACAAGATGACTGTCAGTGCTAAATATCATCATGTCCATCCATTTAGGACCTTTGTTTTTGCCTCGGTGAATTCTACAGAATAATATAGAAAAGAGAAGCACATCAGTGGTGAACCTTTGCTGTCTGCATTTCTGCTAAGATTAGATCTCTAATTTTAGCTCTGGCATCCTTTCTGCTCTTCCAAATGATATTTTTTCAAATCCATAAATATGATAATGTGTTATTCACTTGATAGAATGCTGTTATATAAGAAGCctgttttaatatttcaaaaacaCTCATCTCCGAGTGCCTTATTGGATGAAAGCGTCTGAACTTCTGCTTTGCTTTCTTGCACATAAATAATTATGGTGTATCTCAGACAGATGCCCCTGACTGTCATGACAGAACGAGTGTAGTGTTGTCACCACTGAGAATATCTTATGAGTCTGCCCAGACAGATGAAAGGGAGGTTGAATTTGGGCTGTGCAGTAACACGCATTCACACTGCCCTCTTTCCACTCTAATAAGCAGACACGGACTGGATTAAACCCTGAATGAGGGAGTCTGCCCGGCCGTTTTTCTGTGGCAGCCCAGGCATGACCTGCACTTTACTCTTTTCAGTAATACAGACAGCAGACTGTGCTTGTGCCTCAGGGCACCATCGGGgaggctgcacacacacaaacaaatcagTCAAATTAAATCGGTCAAAAAGACAAATCGGACAGAATTGAAAAATATTTAAGCAATGGCTCTCCAAGAGGTATGCAACTTGTGACCTAAAATGAtggttatgtgtctgtgtgtgtgtatttggacCATCTTTACATATCTTGAGGGAACAAAAATTGTAAATTTACTGTAGTTGTGGGGACCAACGGCCGTTATGGGGACAAAATCCCCATCCGCACaagtttgaagacatttttgtggttttagtgtcagggttaggGTAGGAGTccagggaaagcattatgtcaattagatgtccccacaaggatATGAAAATGCAACAGTGTGTATATTGTGGACACAGGAGTCAGTCCctattttaaaaactacattttgttTAGTTTGTAGAACTCTGTAACT
This Astatotilapia calliptera chromosome 7, fAstCal1.2, whole genome shotgun sequence DNA region includes the following protein-coding sequences:
- the LOC113027110 gene encoding UPF0606 protein KIAA1549 isoform X3; its protein translation is MAGLVSTVCLVVMPKALMHTHSQRAALLVVTVLLIVIAADLPGADESPLDSTHDPMGFVGDIQSPTSSPLALPDSHYTAFESLDSPGALPSNPEPSHEVRTADNIHRGHIAYENSKVIMLRDASAEEPHTLTTPTLRPSVPQFQRPAELSLGWKLARSSLSEAQTKSQLQPWENISITSVKPSPTPQLGLNSEKRMTFQPEGPLGPPIQTFTDLLAEDSHMKPMHADQLSSSNPPLESKHAYDINMLPNPDEIQSPGYKVPFITPHPASPSSEPTELSPEDFYPTNTMEVDWGSGDYLETMSFFNADREDYSLVTKVPSDSYDLEDYTETYDTSFPSRVGISPSSLNPLYVSPSPSLVTAYSTVVSPRSIYPSSFSATVQFSLEPTPTPNSDVPDISDVDWSDTYTIQPTDVLLPDMNSLEYYNNQLTKENNGSESGAEHRGNITVVSISTTDSTPNNSFSNDTKVIEEESSSDLSGLEPHDETSFVVTTEESPQVANASQPFLDPSIVPTHSLHSFSSSDGQVSTTDWSAHTNNVGLDSTPITEAVQPSTTPLLPDDLNFASSLTYVHWYVTESPPKSTMDATAVLTATIDFSPVPTEPAANSTAGTTELAPEESAFTNDPTLNATIVSTESTPQNVTLPPPFVMGDQGVTEDGVDTPATLTYIPTSSVVNKVSTTPTSTPATTTPHQATSRITATSEASTIVNIISTTVGKITAIAPTSRSYLCNINKPAYLIRIGFPAGATVGYAKSQVRDILKGEFNKSVELQVVDPPPKFVFRAVSGPVVYTGMSVVNALRRSGRRFLSVSPNWSTPDRNYQVHSVLQFVPGHVDVRFCNFSESIERGLTRAFAEVRRRSKESTNFTVHIVNITMAAPIYEEQGLARKPVDITFTVRSSRSYLMGSEISSALMKLTMVEFSYYMGFPVLQIAEPFNYPELNTSQLLRSSWVRTVLLGVLDQKVGERTFQANMERRLALLLGEAIGSVRRVKRATTIGNSSVQVVSTSRLAGTDLPLEIVYFVEGPSGQRMPADQTASLLNSLDVQRAAIVLGYRVQGILAQPVEKVTSSPSDNENTNMWIIIGVVIPLLVVVVIISILYWKLCRTDKLEFQPDAMTSIQQRQKLQAPTVKGFDFAKLHLGQQSKDDVMVIQEPVPSGLGPVQVSIKDGLSPSENGEIPTPISKTSASSTKASRSGRRRGRISSSDGDSVLSDHSSERESTEENLRAQATPSDSKQTRKNRIGPPPMNDTNEQLSSASIFEHVDRISRGTDASRRLPNKVQLIAMQPMPVPPLHSPPVNGKLSDTNQMTKEIQVALRHKSEIEHHRNKIRLRAKRKGHYDFPAMDDIGGLGDAKDPDRIYRKEQMQIDKILDPDAQMPSVFMEPKKSGRGRRSPKQRMKDQMNGGMMEADKDHLITEDTDAAYRKCPGVNNVAYVSDPDQGPGSPHRSPSPTDDVFPAPTSSPPGHAPPPPPYMPPQPSIEEARQQMHSLLDDAFALVSPTSQGSTAGITLPGVNSNPPNSSPPGHGPRPWGLSYQAFPSRFPEMSSAAVQGMATRQGLGSSYLPPGETAGHGEQLQPDSLYSSRGLYADELPSSARPRPVGGTTGAQLHHLAQVGLSSRMNGFPAGVRAAPGQNGGLGWNHYHDDNFSRAEAEKDAIHRSGIREPTAPPTHLDGVGYLTAPPPLDTSPPTHSSASLIKAIREELLRLSQKQAAVPSYHS
- the LOC113027110 gene encoding UPF0606 protein KIAA1549 isoform X5; the encoded protein is MAGLVSTVCLVVMPKALMHTHSQRAALLVVTVLLIVIAADLPGADESPLDSTHDPMGFVGDIQSPTSSPLALPDSHYTAFESLDSPGALPSNPEPSHEVRTADNIHRGHIAYENSKVIMLRDASAEEPHTLTTPTLRPSVPQFQRPAELSLGWKLARSSLSEAQTKSQLQPWENISITSVKPSPTPQLGLNSEKRMTFQPEGPLGPPIQTFTDLLAEDSHMKPMHADQLSSSNPPLESKHAYDINMLPNPDEIQSPGYKVPFITPHPASPSSEPTELSPEDFYPTNTMEVDWGSGDYLETMSFFNADREDYSLVTKVPSDSYDLEDYTETYDTSFPSRVGISPSSLNPLYVSPSPSLVTAYSTVVSPRSIYPSSFSATVQFSLEPTPTPNSDVPDISDVDWSDTYTIQPTDVLLPDMNSLEYYNNQLTKENNGSESGAEHRGNITVVSISTTDSTPNNSFSNDTKVIEEESSSDLSGLEPHDETSFVVTTEESPQVANASQPFLDPSIVPTHSLHSFSSSDGQVSTTDWSAHTNNVGLDSTPITEAVQPSTTPLLPDDLNFASSLTYVHWYVTESPPKSTMDATAVLTATIDFSPVPTEPAANSTAGTTELAPEESAFTNDPTLNATIVSTESTPQNVTLPPPFVMGDQGVTEDGVDTPATLTYIPTSSVVNKVSTTPTSTPATTTPHQATSRITATSEASTIVNIISTTVGKITAIAPTSRSYLCNINKPAYLIRIGFPAGATVGYAKSQVRDILKGEFNKSVELQVVDPPPKFVFRAVSGPVVYTGMSVVNALRRSGRRFLSVSPNWSTPDRNYQVHSVLQFVPGHVDVRFCNFSESIERGLTRAFAEVRRRSKESTNFTVHIVNITMAAPIYEEQGLARKPVDITFTVRSSRSYLMGSEISSALMKLTMVEFSYYMGFPVLQIAEPFNYPELNTSQLLRSSWVRTVLLGVLDQKVGERTFQANMERRLALLLGEAIGSVRRVKRATTIGNSSVQVVSTSRLAGTDLPLEIVYFVEGPSGQRMPADQTASLLNSLDVQRAAIVLGYRVQGILAQPVEKVTSSPSDNENTNMWIIIGVVIPLLVVVVIISILYWKLCRTDKLEFQPDAMTSIQQRQKSTMLLRESRTSRQQRLPQTKKGIEFSEDEEEEYEEEEDDEEEEEGEEKDFKKGKRSVALKSNQGMKNEDEEEEEAEEEEEEEAEEEEEEEEEETEEEEEEEEEEEDKKKLKRKEGTSREQKREETKAVKKKPEEVKKDGKKKVLSKGRRAEEELQAPTVKGFDFAKLHLGQQSKDDVMVIQEPVPSGLGPVQVSIKDGLSPSENGEIPTPISKTSASSTKASRSGRRRGRISSSDGDSVLSDHSSERESTEENLRAQATPSDSKQTRKVPINVLNGKNRIGPPPMNDTNEQLSSASIFEHVDRISRGTDASRRLPNKVQLIAMQPMPVPPLHSPPVNGKLSDTNQMTKEIQVALRHKSEIEHHRNKIRLRAKRKGHYDFPAMDDIGGLGDAKDPDRIYRKEQMQIDKILDPDAQMPSVFMEPKKSGRGRRSPKQRMKDQMNGGMMEADKDHLITEDTDAAYRKCPGVNNVAYVSDPDQGPGSPHRSPSPTDDVFPAPTSSPPGHAPPPPPYMPPQPSIEEARQQMHSLLDDAFALVSPTSQGSTAGITLPGVNSNPPNSSPPGHGPRPWGLSYQAFPSRFPEMSSAAVQGMATRQGLGSSYLPPGETAGHGEQLQPDSLYSSRGLYADELPSSARPRPVGGTTGAQLHHLAQVGLSSRMNGFPAGVRAAPGQNGGLGWNHYHDDNFSRAEAEKDAIHRSGIREPTAPPTHLDGVGYLTAPPPLDTSPPTHSSASLIKAIREELLRLSQKQAAVPSYHS
- the LOC113027110 gene encoding UPF0606 protein KIAA1549 isoform X1, encoding MAGLVSTVCLVVMPKALMHTHSQRAALLVVTVLLIVIAADLPGADESPLDSTHDPMGFVGDIQSPTSSPLALPDSHYTAFESLDSPGALPSNPEPSHEVRTADNIHRGHIAYENSKVIMLRDASAEEPHTLTTPTLRPSVPQFQRPAELSLGWKLARSSLSEAQTKSQLQPWENISITSVKPSPTPQLGLNSEKRMTFQPEGPLGPPIQTFTDLLAEDSHMKPMHADQLSSSNPPLESKHAYDINMLPNPDEIQSPGYKVPFITPHPASPSSEPTELSPEDFYPTNTMEVDWGSGDYLETMSFFNADREDYSLVTKVPSDSYDLEDYTETYDTSFPSRVGISPSSLNPLYVSPSPSLVTAYSTVVSPRSIYPSSFSATVQFSLEPTPTPNSDVPDISDVDWSDTYTIQPTDVLLPDMNSLEYYNNQLTKENNGSESGAEHRGNITVVSISTTDSTPNNSFSNDTKVIEEESSSDLSGLEPHDETSFVVTTEESPQVANASQPFLDPSIVPTHSLHSFSSSDGQVSTTDWSAHTNNVGLDSTPITEAVQPSTTPLLPDDLNFASSLTYVHWYVTESPPKSTMDATAVLTATIDFSPVPTEPAANSTAGTTELAPEESAFTNDPTLNATIVSTESTPQNVTLPPPFVMGDQGVTEDGVDTPATLTYIPTSSVVNKVSTTPTSTPATTTPHQATSRITATSEASTIVNIISTTVGKITAIAPTSRSYLCNINKPAYLIRIGFPAGATVGYAKSQVRDILKGEFNKSVELQVVDPPPKFVFRAVSGPVVYTGMSVVNALRRSGRRFLSVSPNWSTPDRNYQVHSVLQFVPGHVDVRFCNFSESIERGLTRAFAEVRRRSKESTNFTVHIVNITMAAPIYEEQGLARKPVDITFTVRSSRSYLMGSEISSALMKLTMVEFSYYMGFPVLQIAEPFNYPELNTSQLLRSSWVRTVLLGVLDQKVGERTFQANMERRLALLLGEAIGSVRRVKRATTIGNSSVQVVSTSRLAGTDLPLEIVYFVEGPSGQRMPADQTASLLNSLDVQRAAIVLGYRVQGILAQPVEKVTSSPSDNENTNMWIIIGVVIPLLVVVVIISILYWKLCRTDKLEFQPDAMTSIQQRQKLQAPTVKGFDFAKLHLGQQSKDDVMVIQEPVPSGLGPVQVSIKDGLSPSENGEIPTPISKTSASSTKASRSGRRRGRISSSDGDSVLSDHSSERESTEENLRAQATPSDSKQTRKVPINVLNGKNRIGPPPMNDTNEQLSSASIFEHVDRISRGTDASRRLPNKVQLIAMQPMPVPPLHSPPVNGKLSDTNQMTKEIQVALRHKSEIEHHRNKIRLRAKRKGHYDFPAMDDIGGLGDAKDPDRIYRKEQMQIDKILDPDAQMPSVFMEPKKSGRGRRSPKQRMKDQMNGGMMEADKDHLITEDTDAAYRKCPGVNNVAYVSDPDQGPGSPHRSPSPTDDVFPAPTSSPPGHAPPPPPYMPPQPSIEEARQQMHSLLDDAFALVSPTSQGSTAGITLPGVNSNPPNSSPPGHGPRPWGLSYQAFPSRFPEMSSAAVQGMATRQGLGSSYLPPGETAGHGEQLQPDSLYSSRGLYADELPSSARPRPVGGTTGAQLHHLAQVGLSSRMNGFPAGVRAAPGQNGGLGWNHYHDDNFSRAEAEKDAIHRSGIREPTAPPTHLDGVGYLTAPPPLDTSPPTHSSASLIKAIREELLRLSQKQAAVPSYHS